Within the Opitutales bacterium genome, the region CCCCACTGATGCTTTCATCTCTCTTCGGGTATGGCTGGCGTGGTGAACCACCCAAAGTGGGGCCAAACGGCCCACGTCGCCTCTTAATTGTAAGGGCCGATCGTTTGGGGGATTTGGTCATCTCCACGTCGTGTATCCAGCCGCTACTCGAGGCATGGCCTGAAACAGAAGTCGCATTTGCAGTCGCCGAACCCTTTGCAGACATCATTCGCAGGCGTGAACGCCTGAAAGTTTGGGCGATCGGTAATCAACCCGCGGCGGTTTGGGAGGAACGCATCCGCGCATTCGAGCCATCAGCAGTGGTATTCCTTAATCCCCACCCAAAGCTCGAATCAATTGCTGAGACAGCGAGGATACCCATCCGCATCGGTACGTCGCGAGAACGCGGTGCGCGCCTTACCTATTGGCGCCCCTACAATTGGAAAAAACAGGGCACACAACATGAAGCAGCCTATAATTTCGGCCTCCTCTCCGCGCTCGGCTTGCAAGCACCCGGCAGGTGGCTTCCCGACGACTTCAGTCATTGCACCTACACAGGCGATCTTCCCGACGCCTTTCAGCTCATCCACCTCAGTTCATTTGGCAACAAGCCGACCGTATCGCCTGCCTACTGGGCTGACCTCGCAGAAGCTTTGAGAGCACGCTATGGATGGTTGCCCGTCATCGTCGGATCGGACAAACACGATCCAGCAATCGGTCAATTTCTCCAGCACTTGCCCAAGGAATTGCACAAAATCGTCCCAGTCCTCGCCGGTAAAACGACTCCGGCGGAGCTCGCTGGGCTCTGTCGACGCGCCTGTTGTATGCTATCGCGCGATAGTGGCCCTGCGCACCTCGCCGCGGCGACAGGATGCCCCACCCTCACCATCTTTCTCAGCCAACGTCCTCTGATGTCTCCTCAAAGATGGCATCCGCTCGGCACATATTCGTCAGTCTATATCGAACCGATCACGCCTCTGCCCTTCGAGAGTGCACACAACGAAGCCCGCCGCATCAACAAGCGACTGTGTATCGACTCAGCAGTCCAGATCGTCGGCGACATGATCAACAGCTGACACGCGACCTAGACCCATTCTAGAATCCTAGAAACAGACCCGCATTTCAGGTTGCCCAACGGTTGAAATCCATCATGCTCTCTACTTTTCTCTAATCCACAAAGCGAGTAAACCATGGGTAAAAGCCTCTTCCAAAAAGTCTGGGACGCGCACTCCGTCAAGACCTTGTCTAACGGACAAACGCAATTGCTAATTGGTACTCACCTGATCCACGAGGTGACCAGTCCACAAGCTTTTGGGATGCTCCGCGACCTTGGTATTTCTGTGAAAATGCCACACCGCACCTTCGCCACGGTCGACCACATCGTTCCCACTGACGAACCCGGTGAACCCTACTCCGACCCATTGGCCGACGCCATGATCAAAGAGTTACGCAAGAATTGCGAAGAGAACAGCGTGACCTTCTTCGACACAGATACGGGCAAACAAGGCATCGTTCACATTGTTGGCCCTGAGCAGGGCATCACGCAACCCGGCACCACCATTGCTTGCGGAGACTCGCATACATCGACACATGGTGCCTTCGGAGCCATCGCTTTCGGTATCGGTACCAGCCAAGTGCGCGATGTATTTGCCACGCAGACTATCGCTCTCAGTCCGCTCAAAGTGCGCCGTATTGAAGTAAACGGAGAATTAGCCCCAGGTGTCTATGCCAAGGACGTTATCCTCCACATCATCCGTAAGTTGGGAGTAAACGGCGGCACTGGCTTTGCCTACGAATATGCCGGAGAGGTCTTTGATCGCTTCACCATGGAAGAGCGTATGACCGTATGCAACATGTCCATCGAGGGCGGCGCACGCGTCGGTTATGTCAATCCCGACCAAACCACTTTCGACTACCTCGAAGGACGCGCCCACTCTCCAAAGGGAGCTCAATGGGAGGCTGCTGTTGAAGGCTGGAAGGCCATCGCCTCCGACGCTGACGCAACTTACGACGACGTCGTTGTAATCGACGCGACAGACATCGCACCCACCGTCACTTGGGGCATCAATCCAAGCCAGGGTATTGCCATTAACGAAAATATCCCCGCAACGGAAGATGGTCATACCCAGAGTGAGCGCGCCTCGATCGCCGAAGCTTTGGAGCATATGAAATTTGAAGGGGGCAGTGCCATCGCCGGTAAAAAGGTCGACGTAGCCTTCATCGGTTCCTGCACCAACGGCCGCCTCTCCGATTTGGAAGAAGTCGCCAAATTTATTGAAGGGCACCAAGTCGCCAGCCACGTCAAAGCCATCGTCGTTCCCGGCTCTCAAGTCGTAGCAGCAATCGCTCAGCAAAAAGGCCTCGATAAGATCTTTAAAGCCGCCGGCTTCGAATGGCGCGGCGCTGGCTGCTCCATGTGCCTAGCGATGAACCCAGACAAACTAGTGGGTGACCAACTCTGCGCCAGCTCCTCAAATCGTAATTTCAAGGGTCGCCAAGGCAGCCCAACGGGACGCACGCTGCTCATGAGCCCACTTATGGTC harbors:
- the leuC gene encoding 3-isopropylmalate dehydratase large subunit, producing the protein MGKSLFQKVWDAHSVKTLSNGQTQLLIGTHLIHEVTSPQAFGMLRDLGISVKMPHRTFATVDHIVPTDEPGEPYSDPLADAMIKELRKNCEENSVTFFDTDTGKQGIVHIVGPEQGITQPGTTIACGDSHTSTHGAFGAIAFGIGTSQVRDVFATQTIALSPLKVRRIEVNGELAPGVYAKDVILHIIRKLGVNGGTGFAYEYAGEVFDRFTMEERMTVCNMSIEGGARVGYVNPDQTTFDYLEGRAHSPKGAQWEAAVEGWKAIASDADATYDDVVVIDATDIAPTVTWGINPSQGIAINENIPATEDGHTQSERASIAEALEHMKFEGGSAIAGKKVDVAFIGSCTNGRLSDLEEVAKFIEGHQVASHVKAIVVPGSQVVAAIAQQKGLDKIFKAAGFEWRGAGCSMCLAMNPDKLVGDQLCASSSNRNFKGRQGSPTGRTLLMSPLMVAAAAIKGEVADARELFGILEEAVA
- a CDS encoding glycosyltransferase family 9 protein — protein: MLSSLFGYGWRGEPPKVGPNGPRRLLIVRADRLGDLVISTSCIQPLLEAWPETEVAFAVAEPFADIIRRRERLKVWAIGNQPAAVWEERIRAFEPSAVVFLNPHPKLESIAETARIPIRIGTSRERGARLTYWRPYNWKKQGTQHEAAYNFGLLSALGLQAPGRWLPDDFSHCTYTGDLPDAFQLIHLSSFGNKPTVSPAYWADLAEALRARYGWLPVIVGSDKHDPAIGQFLQHLPKELHKIVPVLAGKTTPAELAGLCRRACCMLSRDSGPAHLAAATGCPTLTIFLSQRPLMSPQRWHPLGTYSSVYIEPITPLPFESAHNEARRINKRLCIDSAVQIVGDMINS